Proteins from a genomic interval of Aquabacterium olei:
- the gdhA gene encoding NADP-specific glutamate dehydrogenase: MKYASSHDFLAHVASRNPGQPEFMQAVTEVMDSLWPYIERHPKYAEQGLLERLVEPERVVMFRVSWVNDHGEVQVNRGYRIQHSMAIGPYKGGLRFHPSVNLSILKFLAFEQTFKNALTTLPMGGGKGGSDFDPKGKSPGEIMRFCQAFVSELYRHVGADTDVPAGDIGVGAREVGFMAGMMKKLTNRADCVFTGKGLSYGGSLIRPEATGYGTVYFAAEMLKQKGMDLQGLRVGVSGSGNVAQYAVEKAMAMGAKVITVSDSSGTVVDEDGFTPQKLAELMEVKNHLYGRVDDYAKRVGATFHAGVRPWRVPMDVALPCATQNELDGGDAQILVRNGVKCVAEGANMPSTLEAVKVFEESRVLYAPGKASNAGGVATSGLEMSQNAMRLSWPREEVDARLKTIMTGIHQACLNYGRRADGSVSYVDGANVAGFVKVADAMLAQGVI; the protein is encoded by the coding sequence ATGAAATACGCGTCGAGCCACGACTTCCTTGCCCATGTCGCCAGCCGCAACCCCGGCCAGCCGGAATTCATGCAGGCGGTCACCGAAGTCATGGACAGCCTGTGGCCCTACATCGAGCGCCACCCGAAGTATGCCGAGCAGGGTCTGCTGGAGCGGTTGGTCGAGCCGGAGCGCGTGGTGATGTTCCGCGTCTCCTGGGTCAACGACCACGGCGAGGTGCAGGTCAACCGCGGCTACCGCATCCAGCACAGCATGGCCATCGGCCCGTACAAGGGCGGCCTGCGCTTTCACCCGTCGGTCAACCTCTCGATCCTGAAGTTCCTGGCTTTCGAGCAGACCTTCAAGAACGCGCTGACCACGCTGCCCATGGGCGGCGGCAAGGGCGGCTCCGACTTCGACCCTAAGGGCAAGAGCCCCGGCGAGATCATGCGCTTCTGCCAGGCCTTCGTGAGTGAGCTGTACCGCCACGTGGGCGCGGACACCGACGTGCCGGCGGGCGACATTGGCGTGGGCGCGCGCGAGGTCGGCTTCATGGCCGGCATGATGAAGAAGCTGACCAACCGGGCCGATTGCGTCTTCACGGGCAAGGGCCTCTCGTATGGCGGCTCGCTCATCCGCCCCGAGGCCACGGGCTACGGCACGGTGTACTTCGCCGCCGAGATGCTCAAGCAGAAAGGCATGGACCTGCAGGGCCTGCGCGTGGGCGTGTCGGGCTCGGGCAACGTGGCCCAGTACGCGGTGGAAAAGGCCATGGCCATGGGGGCCAAGGTCATCACGGTGTCGGACTCGAGCGGCACGGTGGTGGACGAAGACGGTTTCACGCCGCAGAAGCTGGCGGAACTGATGGAGGTGAAGAACCACCTGTACGGCCGCGTGGACGACTACGCCAAGCGTGTGGGCGCCACCTTCCACGCCGGCGTGCGCCCCTGGCGGGTGCCGATGGACGTGGCCCTGCCGTGCGCCACCCAGAACGAGCTGGATGGGGGCGACGCCCAGATCCTGGTGCGCAACGGCGTGAAGTGCGTGGCCGAAGGCGCGAACATGCCGTCGACGCTGGAGGCCGTGAAGGTCTTCGAGGAAAGCCGTGTGCTGTACGCGCCGGGCAAGGCCAGCAACGCGGGCGGGGTGGCCACCTCGGGTCTGGAGATGAGCCAGAACGCGATGCGCCTGTCGTGGCCGCGCGAAGAGGTGGACGCCCGCCTGAAGACCATCATGACGGGCATCCACCAGGCCTGCCTGAACTACGGCCGCCGCGCCGATGGCTCGGTGAGCTATGTGGACGGCGCCAACGTGGCCGGCTTCGTGAAAGTGGCCGACGCCATGCTGGCGCAGGGCGTCATCTGA
- a CDS encoding IS110 family transposase yields MAIIAIGIDLAKNVFAVHGVDAAGKAVLVRPAVRRDALLELMAKLPPCLIGMEACSGAHHWARQFQQFGHQVRIMAAKFVAPYRLSGRRGKNDAADAQAICEAVQRPQIRFVPIKSEDAQGRLSIHRVRQGFIEQRTATINRIRGLLSEYGHVLPQRAEVVRREAGQCLEDLPGWANTAIGDLLSELHRLDERIAEYDRHIETMAKADDRCRRLMSIPGVGDKTATALMASIGSAHDFKCGKQLAAWLGLVPSQYSSGGKQRLGRITKAGDGYLRMLLILGARAVVANANKKDDRLSRWVADLAERRGYWKAVVAVAAKNARMAWAMLSKGEAFKPLT; encoded by the coding sequence ATGGCCATTATTGCGATTGGGATCGATCTCGCCAAGAACGTGTTTGCGGTGCACGGGGTGGATGCAGCGGGCAAGGCGGTGCTGGTGCGTCCGGCGGTGCGGCGAGATGCGCTGCTGGAGCTGATGGCCAAACTGCCGCCGTGCCTGATCGGCATGGAGGCGTGCTCGGGGGCGCACCACTGGGCGAGGCAGTTTCAGCAGTTCGGGCACCAGGTGCGCATCATGGCGGCAAAGTTTGTGGCGCCGTATCGGCTCAGCGGGCGGCGAGGCAAGAACGACGCGGCAGACGCGCAGGCGATCTGCGAAGCGGTGCAGCGCCCGCAGATTCGGTTCGTGCCGATCAAGAGCGAAGACGCGCAAGGCCGCTTGAGCATCCACCGCGTGCGCCAAGGGTTCATCGAACAGCGCACCGCCACGATCAACCGCATCCGAGGTTTGCTCAGCGAGTACGGTCACGTACTTCCGCAGCGCGCCGAGGTGGTTCGGCGCGAAGCAGGCCAATGCCTGGAAGACCTGCCGGGCTGGGCGAACACGGCGATTGGCGATTTGCTCAGCGAGCTGCACCGGCTGGATGAACGCATTGCCGAGTACGACCGGCACATCGAGACGATGGCCAAGGCCGACGACCGCTGCCGCAGGCTGATGTCCATACCCGGTGTGGGCGACAAGACGGCCACCGCCCTGATGGCCAGCATCGGCAGCGCGCATGACTTCAAGTGCGGCAAGCAGCTGGCGGCGTGGTTGGGCCTGGTCCCCAGCCAGTACAGCTCTGGGGGCAAACAGCGTCTGGGGCGAATCACCAAAGCCGGTGACGGTTACCTGCGCATGCTGCTGATATTGGGCGCGCGAGCGGTGGTGGCCAATGCGAATAAGAAGGACGACCGGCTCAGTCGCTGGGTGGCAGACCTGGCTGAGCGACGTGGGTACTGGAAAGCGGTGGTGGCGGTGGCGGCCAAGAATGCGCGCATGGCCTGGGCGATGCTCAGCAAAGGCGAAGCGTTCAAGCCATTGACCTGA
- a CDS encoding 4-fold beta flower protein, with amino-acid sequence MSVRYLFNTVGNYVAFQQGSNVFAPNAEWLGFIVGGNQLYAPDGEFLGYILGDDRVARDKTEQRRPKLGPLQRPQKPLRPLKPLKPLKRLRKPKLPHPYEDVFEDGIIGAEPTSLASDVALDALLGSALYAADNVLLGKINRDPYDSGSITNQYGEYGNPYSGKSIFNEYSTYGNPYSALSPFNEFSRTPPRFVKDGKILAYLTVNQFITPRVDPKQFRAWLGR; translated from the coding sequence TTGTCCGTCCGTTATCTATTCAATACCGTTGGCAACTATGTAGCCTTTCAGCAAGGCAGCAACGTATTCGCGCCCAATGCTGAATGGCTAGGCTTCATTGTTGGCGGAAATCAACTATATGCCCCTGATGGAGAGTTCCTTGGCTACATCCTTGGTGATGATCGTGTCGCACGCGACAAAACTGAACAGCGTCGACCGAAGCTCGGCCCCCTTCAGCGCCCACAAAAGCCACTGCGACCATTAAAGCCATTGAAGCCTCTGAAGCGACTTCGGAAGCCCAAATTGCCGCACCCGTACGAAGATGTATTTGAAGATGGAATCATCGGAGCAGAACCCACCTCCCTCGCTTCCGACGTCGCGCTCGACGCACTACTCGGCTCTGCACTATACGCGGCAGATAATGTCCTTCTCGGCAAAATAAATCGCGACCCCTATGATTCAGGGTCAATAACCAATCAGTATGGCGAGTATGGCAATCCGTATAGCGGAAAATCCATATTCAACGAGTATTCCACCTATGGCAATCCTTACAGCGCCTTATCTCCATTCAACGAATTCTCGCGAACCCCTCCTCGGTTCGTTAAGGATGGAAAAATTCTTGCCTACCTAACGGTAAATCAGTTCATCACGCCCAGGGTGGATCCCAAACAATTTCGCGCGTGGCTAGGCCGCTAA
- a CDS encoding IS110 family transposase, whose product MAIIAIGIDLAKNVFAVHGVDAAGKAVLVRPAVRRDALLELMAKLPPCLIGMEACSGAHHWARQFQQFGHQVRIMAAKFVAPYRLSGRRGKNDAADAQAICEAVQRPQMRFVPIKSEDAQGRLSIHRVRQGFIEQRTATINRIRGLLSEYGHVLPQRAEVVRREAGQCLEDLPGWANTAIGDLLSEVHRLDQRIAEYDRHIETMAKADDRCRRLMSIPGVGDKTATALMASIGSAHDFKCGKQLAAWLGLVPSQYSSGGKQRLGRITKAGDGYLRMLLILGARAVVANAKKKDDRLSRWVADLAERRGYWKAVVAVAAKNARMAWAMLSKGEAFRPLT is encoded by the coding sequence ATGGCCATTATTGCGATTGGGATCGATCTCGCCAAGAACGTGTTTGCGGTGCACGGGGTGGATGCAGCGGGCAAGGCGGTGCTGGTGCGTCCGGCGGTGCGGCGAGATGCGCTGCTGGAGCTGATGGCCAAACTGCCGCCGTGCCTGATCGGCATGGAGGCGTGCTCGGGGGCGCACCACTGGGCGAGGCAGTTTCAGCAGTTCGGGCACCAGGTGCGCATCATGGCGGCGAAGTTTGTGGCGCCGTATCGGCTCAGCGGGCGGCGAGGCAAGAACGACGCGGCAGACGCGCAGGCGATCTGCGAAGCGGTGCAGCGCCCGCAGATGCGGTTCGTGCCGATCAAGAGCGAAGACGCGCAAGGCCGCTTGAGCATCCACCGCGTGCGCCAAGGGTTCATCGAACAGCGCACCGCCACGATCAACCGCATCCGAGGTTTGCTCAGCGAGTACGGTCACGTGCTGCCGCAGCGCGCCGAGGTGGTTCGGCGCGAAGCAGGCCAATGCCTGGAAGACCTGCCCGGCTGGGCCAACACGGCCATCGGTGACCTGCTCAGCGAAGTTCACCGGCTCGATCAGCGCATTGCCGAGTACGACCGCCACATCGAGACGATGGCCAAGGCCGACGACCGCTGCCGCAGGCTGATGTCCATACCCGGTGTGGGCGACAAGACGGCCACCGCCCTGATGGCCAGCATCGGCAGCGCGCACGACTTCAAGTGCGGCAAGCAGCTGGCGGCGTGGTTGGGCCTGGTCCCCAGCCAGTACAGCTCTGGGGGCAAACAGCGTCTGGGGCGAATCACCAAAGCCGGTGACGGTTACCTGCGCATGCTGCTGATATTGGGAGCGAGAGCGGTGGTGGCCAATGCGAAGAAGAAGGACGACCGGCTCAGTCGCTGGGTGGCAGACCTGGCTGAGCGACGTGGGTACTGGAAAGCCGTGGTGGCGGTGGCGGCCAAGAATGCGCGCATGGCCTGGGCGATGCTCAGCAAAGGCGAAGCGTTCAGGCCATTGACCTGA
- a CDS encoding Txe/YoeB family addiction module toxin, with amino-acid sequence MKLIFADAAWDDYLYWQQQDRRMVERINKLIKEAQREPFAGIGKPEPLKHALAGYWSRRITDEHRMVYKVDGDSMLIAQLRYHY; translated from the coding sequence ATGAAGTTGATCTTCGCAGATGCCGCATGGGATGACTACCTCTACTGGCAACAACAAGACAGGCGCATGGTTGAGCGCATCAACAAGCTGATCAAAGAGGCGCAGCGTGAACCCTTTGCCGGGATCGGTAAACCTGAGCCTTTGAAGCACGCGCTGGCGGGATATTGGTCCAGAAGAATCACCGACGAACACCGCATGGTTTACAAAGTTGATGGCGATTCAATGCTGATTGCCCAATTGCGCTACCACTATTAA